In Helianthus annuus cultivar XRQ/B chromosome 3, HanXRQr2.0-SUNRISE, whole genome shotgun sequence, a single window of DNA contains:
- the LOC110928556 gene encoding probable RNA methyltransferase At5g51130: protein MEDEEKPQNDSVQAINDNKQSNKKRKKQKEVAIFGNYRNYYGYRIDQGLEEDPRIKIMRKEWFEGKNCLDIGCNSGLITITIAKKFGCQKIVGIDIDSARIEDAHWNLRRIVKMSESKKHPKVDKSNSAETNNITTDVADKTGRVEISGNYFTSHLFERVSFWKENFIFGSSTPGDNVYDTILCLSVSKWIHLNWGDEGLITLFSKVWRLLKPDGVFILEPQPWKSYISCRQVSEVASTNYKNLTIFPQQFQEILLDKIGFRKIENLSSSLTGSKTGFNRPILALWK from the exons ATGGAAGACGAAGAAAAACCTCAAAACGACAGCGTACAAGCAATCAATGACAACAAACAATCCAACAAGAAGAGAAAGAAGCAGAAAGAAGTAGCTATATTCGGCAACTACAGAAACTATTACGGTTATCGA ATTGATCAAGGCTTGGAAGAGGATCCTAGGATAAAGATTATGAGGAAGGAATGGTTTGAAGGGAAAAACTGTCTTGACATTGGTTGCAATAGCGGATTAATAACCATTACGATTG CAAAAAAGTTCGGTTGCCAGAAAATCGTCGGGATTGACATAGATTCAG CTCGAATTGAGGACGCACATTGGAATCTTAGAAGAATTGTGAAAATGAGTGAAAGCAAGAAGCATCCAAAGGTTGACAAGTCAAACAGTGCTGAAACAAACAATATTACAACTGATGTGGCTGATAAAACGGGTCGGGTTGAAATTTCAGGGAATTATTTTACTTCACATCTGTTTGAGCGCGTCTCTTTCTGGAAAGAAAATTTCATTTTTGGTTCTTCCACGCCAGGGGATAACGTGTATGATACCATTCTTTG TCTAAGTGTTTCAAAATGGATCCATTTGAACTGGGGTGATGAGGGTTTAATAACACTATTCTCAAAGGTTTGGCGGCTTCTTAAACCT GACGGAGTTTTTATTTTGGAACCGCAACCATGGAAATCATACATCAGTTGCCGTCAAGTGTCCGAG GTAGCATCAACTAACTATAAGAATCTTACTATTTTCCCACAACAATTTCAGGAGATTCTTTTGGATAAG ATCGGGTTTAGGAAAATCGAAAACTTGAGTTCGAGTTTAACCGGAAGCAAAACGGGGTTTAATAGGCCGATTTTAGCTTTATGGAAGTGA
- the LOC110928555 gene encoding probable lactoylglutathione lyase, chloroplastic, which yields MVQIMASTVRPSISPFGTARFGGGISVCDSSSRFGSIRFGFSVGPQSQRFGLNRQEGNRKSAKTIVSMAQGSTTITQENALEWVKSDKRRMLHVVYRVGDMDRTIKFYTECLGMKLLRKRDIPEERYTNAFLGYGPEDSHFVIELTYNYGVDKYDIGTAFGHFGIAVDDVAKTVDLIKAKGGTVTREPGPVKGGKSIIAFIEDPDGYKFELIERGPTPEPLCQVMLRVGDLDRSIAFHEKAFGMELLRRRDNPEYKYTIAMMGYGPEDKNAVLELTYNYGVTEYDKGNAYAQIAIGTDDVYKTAEAVKLFGGKVTREPGPLPGISTKITACLDPDGWKTVFVDNVDFLKELE from the exons ATGGTGCAGATAATGGCGTCAACGGTCCGTCCTTCGATCTCACCGTTCGGAACTGCTCGGTTTGGTGGTGGAATCTCCGTGTGCGATTCGTCTTCGCGGTTCGGTTCGATTCGGTTTGGTTTCAGTG TGGGACCACAATCGCAACGTTTTGGTCTGAATAGACAAGAAGGAAACCGTAAATCAGCTAAAACAATTGTAAGCATGGCTCAAGGAAGCACAACAATCACACAGGAAAATGCATTGGAATGGGTAAAAAGTGACAAAAGAAGAATGCTTCATGTTGTTTACCGTGTTGGGGATATGGATAGAACAATAAA GTTTTATACAGAGTGCCTGGGAATGAAACTGTTGAGAAAAAGAGACATACCCGAGGAGAGATACACGAATGCGTTTCTTGGATATGGACCAGAAGATTCTCACTTTGTGATTGAACTTACATATA ATTATGGAGTTGACAAATACGACATTGGAACTGCATTCGGTCATTTTGGCATTGCGGTTGATGAC GTTGCCAAGACTGTCGATCTTATAAAGGCCAAGGGTGGCACCGTAACCCGGGAACCGGGTCCCGTCAAAGGTGGAAAATCAATAATCGCATTTATCGAAGATCCCGATGGTTATAAATTTGAGCTTATAGAAAGGGGTCCCACTCCTGAACCCCTTTGTCAAGTAATGCTTCGTGTTGGAGATCTTGATCGTTCTATAGCTTTTCATGAAAAG GCTTTTGGTATGGAGCTCCTTCGCCGAAGAGATAACCCTGAGTACAAG TACACCATTGCAATGATGGGTTACGGACCAGAAGATAAAAACGCTGTACTGGAGTTGACTTATAATTACGGGGTCACAGAATACGACAAAGGAAACGCTTACGCTCAG ATAGCAATAGGCACAGACGATGTTTATAAAACTGCAGAAGCGGTTAAGCTTTTTGGCGGGAAGGTTACCAGAGAACCCGGGCCCCTACCTGGTATCAGCACCAAAATTACCGCATGTTTGGACCCTGATGGTTGGAAAACG GTCTTTGTTGATAACGTTGATTTTCTAAAAGAGCTAGAATGA
- the LOC118490117 gene encoding uncharacterized protein LOC118490117 — MPKSLNIFQKSPHNPKHKNKPKYFHRTQMQTCNLLAITRCFNGCRDHTQVAGIGTRIWNLSDRSIELQIRVGSILKKVHTLKPGSSKRLKSKKIYKSYVPGGGGGGDDKVGASAGGARSFLYYYDETCHPYIWVHDTAGDFSRMVRQQYISLEDLRDCSEIKIFRDHLKGSISIRKKPRLDSC, encoded by the coding sequence ATGCCAAAATCCCTAAACATATTTCAAAAATCCCCCCATAACCCTAAACACAAGAACAAACCAAAATATTTTCATAGAACCCAAATGCAAACTTGCAACCTTTTGGCGATCACAAGGTGTTTCAATGGATGTCGTGATCATACACAAGTTGCAGGCATCGGTACAAGGATTTGGAACCTTAGTGATAGGTCCATAGAGTTGCAAATAAGAGTGGGGTCGATATTAAAGAAAGTTCATACACTTAAACCTGGTTCGTCAAAGCGGTTGAAAAGCAAGAAGATTTACAAGTCTTATGTccccggtggtggtggtggtggcgacgacaAAGTTGGTGCTAGTGCTGGTGGAGCGAGGAGCTTCTTATATTACTACGACGAAACATGTCATCCTTATATTTGGGTGCATGACACCGCGGGTGATTTCTCTAGAATGGTAAGACAACAATATATTAGTCTTGAAGATCTAAGAGATTGTTCCGAGATCAAAATCTTTAGGGATCATCTAAAAGGCTCGATATCCATTCGAAAGAAACCTAGACTCGATTCTTGTTGA
- the LOC110928554 gene encoding putative aldehyde oxidase Art an 7: MATPSSTSLRRLRLPLFVAFLITAAGPTYGAPPRKTGKNLGNNNGAKKGGPVPVPKNNKGGPLKAPGNNLGGMPIPVPGNDIETQFRGSWAIDNPNAGVAAMQFQLMPNNKAVWFDTTSLGPSARILGPPGNCPKSPELNFAPDCFAHAIAYDVETGQSRTIYLDGEPWCSSGHLWPNGDLVATGGTRGGSRSVRTLSMANPNANFVEKKNILADKRCHLGSIIQFFFFFQISLISFDSLCRYSSNVVLEDGSAVVCGGRNSFSYEIVPPNKLEFAPRKFNLPFLQETTIPKKPGPGMYIENNLYPFLFLVPDGNVFLFANDRGIIFNPRTGTIVRQFPKLPGGARNYPPSGMAALLPITLIPGNIPAEVVICGGNTENAYASVDSKHTRNRVFTPALRDCHRIVVTNPASTWVKEQDMPSGRCMGDLVHLPTGNHLLMLNGAQKGVAGWENAMDPNLTPVLYMPNKPMGQRFKEMAPTKIARMYHSVAALMPDGKILVAGSNPHSKYDTKAQYPTELRVEKFSPHYLDPALAGKRPVIAPTSEKVLKYGREFRITVKFPGGPANVQDVTVTLFYPPFTTHGFSMNQRLLILPLKVVTNDFITTVAPPSGKIAPPGYYILFVNFRGVPGKGIWVHVD, translated from the exons ACCTCGCTCCGCCGTCTACGGCTACCGCTATTCGTTGCATTTCTCATCACCGCCGCGGGTCCAACCTACGGTGCCCCCCCTAGAAAAACCGGTAAAAACTTGGGCAACAACAACGGTGCCAAAAAAGGTGGACCCGTTCCCGTGCCCAAAAATAATAAAGGGGGGCCCCTTAAGGCGCCCGGGAATAATTTGGGCGGAATGCCCATTCCGGTACCCGGGAATGACATAGAGACACAATTTAGGGGTTCGTGGGCCATCGATAACCCTAATGCGGGCGTTGCCGCGATGCAATTCCAGTTAATGCCAAACAACAAGGCGGTGTGGTTTGATACGACGTCGCTTGGTCCATCTGCCCGCATACTTGGCCCGCCCGGAAATTGCCCGAAAAGCCCCGAGTTGAACTTTGCGCCCGATTGCTTTGCGCATGCAATCGCGTATGATGTTGAGACCGGACAAAGTCGGACCATCTAT TTGGATGGTGAACCATGGTGCTCGTCGGGACACTTGTGGCCCAATGGAGACTTGGTGGCTACCGGGGGTACTAGAGGCGGTTCTAGATCCGTTCGAACGTTGTCGATGGCTAACCCGAATGCCAACTTTGTGGAGAAGAAAAATATTCTTGCTGATAAAAGATG TCATTTAGGTTCAAtcattcagtttttttttttctttcaaatttcATTAATCTCTTTTGACTCTTTATGCAGGTATTCATCTAACGTTGTTTTAGAAGACGGAAGTGCGGTGGTGTGCGGCGGTCGAAACTCATTCAGCTATGAAATTGTGCCGCCGAACAAACTCGAATTCGCTCCTCGAAAATTCAACCTCCCATTCCTCCAAGAAACCACCATACCAAAGAAACCGGGGCCGGGAATGTACATCGAAAACAACCTTTACCCGTTCCTCTTCCTCGTTCCAGATGGAAACGTTTTCCTCTTCGCAAACGACCGTGGCATAATTTTCAACCCGCGTACGGGCACCATCGTCCGCCAGTTCCCAAAACTACCCGGTGGGGCCCGAAACTACCCGCCTTCCGGGATGGCCGCCCTCCTTCCAATAACCCTCATCCCGGGAAACATCCCCGCTGAGGTGGTGATTTGCGGGGGAAACACCGAGAACGCCTACGCGTCCGTCGACAGCAAACATACGAGAAACCGCGTTTTCACGCCCGCACTCCGAGACTGCCACAGGATAGTGGTGACAAATCCAGCCTCGACATGGGTGAAAGAACAAGACATGCCATCGGGGCGGTGTATGGGGGACCTCGTACACCTCCCCACGGGCAATCATCTTTTAATGCTCAACGGCGCCCAAAAGGGCGTCGCCGGATGGGAAAACGCAATGGACCCGAACTTGACTCCGGTGCTATACATGCCGAATAAACCGATGGGTCAACGGTTTAAAGAAATGGCTCCGACCAAAATCGCCCGAATGTACCATTCGGTCGCGGCGTTGATGCCGGACGGCAAAATACTAGTAGCCGGAAGCAACCCGCATTCAAAATACGATACGAAGGCGCAGTACCCGACGGAGCTTCGGGTCGAGAAATTCTCCCCTCACTATCTCGACCCGGCATTGGCCGGAAAACGGCCGGTGATCGCTCCGACGTCGGAGAAAGTGTTGAAGTACGGTAGAGAGTTCAGGATTACGGTGAAATTTCCTGGTGGTCCGGCAAATGTTCAAGATGTGACGGTGACATTGTTCTATCCACCATTTACAACTCATGGGTTTTCAATGAATCAAAGATTGTTGATTCTTCCGTTGAAGGTGGTGACGAATGACTTCATCACCACCGTAGCGCCGCCATCTGGAAAGATTGCTCCGCCGGGGTATTATATTTTGTTTGTGAATTTCCGGGGAGTTCCCGGAAAGGGTATTTGGGTGCACGTTGACTAA